The region TCGTTGGGATCTCGGCCAGCACATACATGCCGGGCAGCAGCAGGCCCTCGGGATTGGCAAATTCCATCCGCAGGGTAACGACGCCGGTGGTTTCGTCCACATGCGGCTCGGCCGCGGTGATCGAACCGGTATGTTCATAGTCGGTGCCATCGGCCAGCTGCAACGTCACCGTGCGGTCCACGCCATCGGGCAGCGCGGCTTCGGCGCCCTGGCGTTGCCAGCGGATGATTTCGGCCGCTGACTGGGTCACGTCCACGCGCACCGGATCGATGCTGCGGATGACCGCCAGCGGCGCGGCCTGGCTGGCGGTGACCAGCGCCCCTTCCGAGGTCTGGGCAAGACCGATCACGCCGTCCAGCGGCGCGGTGATCGTGGTCCGGTCCAGCTCGATCTGGGCACCCAAGAGCTGGGCTTCGGCCGAGGCGACGGCGGCATTCGCCGCATCGCGCGCAGCGACGGCGGCATCCTGCGTCTGCTGGCTGGCAACGCTGCGGTCGCGCAGCGTGGCCACCCGATCGGCATCGCGGTTGGCGGCATCGGCCTGCGCCCGCGCCGAGGCCAGCGCGGCCTCGGCCTGCGCAACCGCGGCCTCATAGGTACGCGGGTCGATCCGGTACAGCGGATCGCCGGTCGCGACATGGCTGCCCTCTTCGAACAGCCGTTCGGTGATGATGCCATTGACCTGCGGACGCAGCTCGGCCTCGGCCGAGGCGACCACCCGTCCGGGCAGGGTCGCGGTCAGGGTCACATCCTCGGCATGAAGCGTGACGACGGTGACGGCAGGCGGCGGCATCTCTCCGCCGGCCTCCTGCGCCAGGATCGGCGTCCCGAGGAAAAGGGAAGCAAGAAGAGGCGCAACTGCGACAGAAGTGATGTGTTTCATGATCTCGCCCGGCGGCAACTGGAAAAGGTGCGATCCGGCAATGCAATCGGTTGCCGGAGCAAGGGGTCCGACCTATCTATGCGCTCATTGCACAGACCGCAATCGCTGAAACGGCGCAGGGCGCGCCCATTCCGATCAATTGGCACGGGATTTCAGCGGAGGACCGGGCGCAGGGCTGGCCTCGGGCGGGTGACGCAGGCATGAAATCCTGTCGGTTCAGACGGTGAGAAAAAGCCGCCGCTTCGGCCTGAAATAAGGCCATTCGCGGCGGCGTAAGGAGGGAATCTGACAAATCTGTGAGGTAAAAAGTCACTCGTTACTAAACGAATTCATCTTGTCGCCCCGAAGGCCGCTTTTGCATCGCGGCTAGTAAACGGTCACTATCTACTCCACATCTTGGAATATACTTGCGCGCTGTGGCGCAGTATATGCGCGCCTTTACCTAGGCAGTTTTGCCTATCCACTGTCAAGTTAGCGCTGACGTCACCCAAAGCCCACCGCCCGACCTTGCACCCGGCGGCGCTGTCGGGAAAGGTTCGTCCGAACGGCGCCCCAGCCGCGAAAATCGAGGATCGCCATGTCCAGCACCACCATCGACGCCCGCCCCGCCGCGACGACCGAGCCGCCGCTGACCTCGCTCTCCCATGGCGGCGGCTGCGGCTGCAAGATTGCGCCCGCGGTGCTGTCGCGCATCCTTGCGGCGACGCCTTCCTTTCCCGCCCCCGCCGATCTTCTGGTCGGGAACGAGACTGCTGATGATGCCGCCGTCTACCGGCTGAACGACCAGCAGGCGCTGGTGGCGACGACGGACTTCTTCATGCCCATCGTCGATGACCCGCAGGATTTCGGCCGCATCGCCGCGACCAATGCGATCTCGGATGTCTATGCGATGGGTGGCCGCCCGATCATGGCACTGGCGCTGGTGGGCATGCCGGTTGACCGGCTGTCGCCCGAGACCATCGGCAAGATCCTGTCGGGCGGGGCGGAAGCCTGTGCCAACGCGGGCATTCCGGTGGCGGGCGGGCATACGATCGACTCGGTCGAGGCGATCTATGGCCTCGTGGCGCTGGGGCTGGTGCATCCGGACCGGATCCGGACCAATGCCGGCGCGCGGCCCGGTGACGTGCTGGTGCTGGGCAAGCCCATCGGCGTCGGCATCCTGTCGGCGGCGCTGAAGAAGGGCGTGCTGGACGATGCCGGCTATGGCCGGATGATCGACACCACCACAAGGCTGAACACGCCCGGCCCGGATCTGGCCGAGATCGCGGGTGTCCATGCCATGACCGATGTGACCGGCTTCGGACTAGCGGGACACGCGCTGGAAATGGCGCGCGGATCGGGGGCCGGGGTGCAGATCGACTGGCAGGCGGTGCCGCTGATCGAGGGCGCGCGCGATCTGGCCGAGGGCGGGTTCATCACCGGTGCCTCGGGGCGGAACTGGGCCAGCTATGGCGAGGGAGTGACGCTGGCGAGCGACCTGACCGCCACCGACCGCGCGCTTCTGACCGATCCGCAGACCAGCGGCGGGCTGATGGTTGCCTGCGATCCGGCGGCGCTGGACCAGGTTCTGGCGGTCTTTGCCGCGCATGGATTTGACCGGGCCGGGGTGATCGGGCAGGTCGTGGCCGCCGCGCAGCCCTCGGTTCAGGTGGCGTGATCGGGGATGCGCGACAGCTATGACGTGGTGATCGTGGGCGGGGCGGTGATCGGCTCGGCCGTCGCCTATTACCTGATGGCCGATCCGGATTTCGATGGCACGGTGCTGATCGTCGAGCGTGACCCGCAATTCCGCCAGGCCTCGACCTCGCTTTCGGCGGCCTCGATCCGCACGCAGTTTTCGAACGCCATCAACGTGAAGATCAGCCAGTATGGTGGCCAGGTGATCCGCGATTTCGCGGATATGATGGCCGTGGGCGACAGCCGGCCCGACCTGAATTTCCACGGCGGCGGCTATCTGTTTCTGGCCACGCAGGAGGCGCAGGCCGAGACCCTGCGGCTGAACCACGCTGTCCAGCGCGATTGTGGCGCCGATGTCCTCCTGTGGAGCCGCGATGAGCTGGCCGAGGCCTTCCCGCATCTGCGGGTCGATGACGTATTGCTGGCCTCCTATGGCCGCTCGGGCGAGGGCTGGTTCGACAATTCCGGGCTGATGAACGGCTTTCGGGCCAAGGCCCGCGATCTGGGCGCCGATTATGTCGTGGACGAGGTGGTGGCGATCGACCGGCAGGGCGGGCGTGTCAGCGGCGTCACGCTGGCCTCGGGCGCGAAGGTGCAGACTGGCACCATCGTCAATGCCTCGGGTCCGCGTGCGTCACGCACGGCGGCGATGGCGGGGCTGGCGATCCCGGTCGAGCCGCGCAAGCGCAGCGTCTTCGTCTTTGACTGCGCTGCCTCGCCCGAGGGCACGGCGCGGCTGAACCAGGGCCGGCTGCCGCTGCTCATCGATGCGAGCGGTGTCTATGTCCGGCCCGAGGGGCGGTTTTTCCTGACCGGCTGTCCGCCGGTGGAGGATCCGGCGGTGGATTGCGACGATTTCGCCCCGCGCCACGAGGAGTTCGAGGAGATCATCTGGCCGGTGCTGGCCGAGCGGTCAGCGGCTTTCGAGGCGATCAAGCTGGTGAACATGTGGGCCGGGCATTACGCCTTCAACACGCTGGACCATAACCTGATCGTCGGGCGGCATCCCGAGGTGGAGAATTTCATCTTCGCCAACGGCTTTTCCGGTCACGGCTTGCAGCAAGCCCCGGCCACCGGGCGCGGCGTGTCGGAACTGATCGTGCATGGCGGGTTCCGGACGCTGGACCTGACGCCACTGGGGGTCGAGCGGGTGCTGGAGGGGCGACCCTTCCTTGAGCGTGCGGTGATCTGAGGTTGAGGGCTGAGGGCCGCGCCTGACCCTCGGGTGGGCGCTGCTGAAGGCCTCGTCTGAAGAGCTTTATGGCGCAAGCCACATCCGACCGTTGAGCTGATCGCGGCGTCGCTATGCGCCCTCCCGGCGGGAGGGTCGGGCGCGGCCCGTGCTGGTCGCACGGGCCAAGTCTCCCCTTACCGATCCGGCGCCTTGATATGCTCGTGCCGATCGCCCTCGGGCAGGTCGAACAGGCCCTGGCCCCAGTTCGCCGCCTGCCATTCGCGCTTGGCGTGCTCGATCTTTTCCTCGGATGAGGCGACGAAGTTCCACCAGACATGGCGCGGCCCGTTCAGCGTCGCCCCGCCAAGCGCCATCAGCCGCGCGCCCCGTGGACCCGCCGAGACGGTGATCTGGTCGCCGGGGCGGAACACCATCATCTGCCCGGCCGAGAACTCCTGCCCCGAGATGCTGACCGAGCCCTCGGTGATGTAGAGACCGCGATCCTCGTGATCGTCGGGCAGCGGGAAGCGCGCGCCGGGGATCAGCACCACGTCGAGATAGAAGGTCTCGGAATACAGCGTCGCCGGCGCCACCTCGCCATAGGCATTGCCGAGGATCAGCTTGGCGGTAACGCCCTCGGCCTCGATCTCGGGCAGGGTTTCCTTGCCATGATGCTCGAAGATCGGGTCCATGTCCTCGTCGTCCTCGGGCAGCGCGATCCAGGTCTGGATGCCGTAAAGGCTGTGCGGCCCTTGGCGGCCGGTGGCCGAGGTGCGTTCGGAATGGGTCACGCCCTTGCCGGCCACCATCCAGTTCACCGCGCCGGGCAGGATCACCTGGTCGGTGCCGATGCTGTCGCGGTGGTGGAAATCGCCGCTGTAGAGATAGGTTACGGTGCCCAGCCCGATATGGGGATGGGGGCGCACGTCGATGCCTTGACCGGTCAGGAATTCGGCCGGGCCGGCCTGATCGAAGAAGATGAACGGGCCGACCATCTGCCGCTTGGGCGCAGGCAGGGCGCGCTTGACCTCGAACCCGCCCAGGTCGCGGGCGCGGGGGATGATCAGGGTTTCGATGGCGTCGATGCCGATCTCGTCGGGGCATCCGGGCTCGAGTGCGGGGTTCCAGCTCATGGCCTCTCCTTTCGGTCGTTCTCCCGACGGTAAGTCGCCAAGGCCGGACACGCAACGCCCCGAGGGTTCGCGATTGCCGAACACGGGATTTGTCCGACCGCTCTGGACAAGCCGCGCGCCTATCCCCACGATCAAGGGCCGACCCAAGGAGGATCTGATGCCGACTCTCTACTACGCCGTCGGGGCCTGTTCGCTGGCCCCCCATATCGTGCTGGAATGGATCGGGGCGCCCTTCGAGGCCGTCCGAGTGCAATATGGCTCGCCCGAACTCCTGGCGGTGAACCCTGCCGGCGCGGTGCCGACGCTGCGCGAGGATGACGGCTGGCTGCTGACGCAGGCGGGGGCGATCCTGGAATACCTCGCCGCCAAGCACCCCGAGACGGGGTTGTCGGGCGGCGAAAGCCTGCGCGAGCGGGCCGAGGCGCATCGCTGGTCGGCCTTCCTGACCAGCGACATGCACG is a window of Paracoccus zhejiangensis DNA encoding:
- a CDS encoding efflux RND transporter periplasmic adaptor subunit, which codes for MPPPAVTVVTLHAEDVTLTATLPGRVVASAEAELRPQVNGIITERLFEEGSHVATGDPLYRIDPRTYEAAVAQAEAALASARAQADAANRDADRVATLRDRSVASQQTQDAAVAARDAANAAVASAEAQLLGAQIELDRTTITAPLDGVIGLAQTSEGALVTASQAAPLAVIRSIDPVRVDVTQSAAEIIRWQRQGAEAALPDGVDRTVTLQLADGTDYEHTGSITAAEPHVDETTGVVTLRMEFANPEGLLLPGMYVLAEIPTTEMKDVILAPQEGVSRDRRGRPVAMVVNAENVVEERMLDIVQDRGNTWVVRDGLKDGDRLIVAGFQRIAAGAPVTPEEQTAPAAEGQAAPAAAAEATPAEGEAAPAADAAAEPAEAAPAEAAPVEDAAATMPEDTEAATAETSDGTASN
- the selD gene encoding selenide, water dikinase SelD, yielding MDARPAATTEPPLTSLSHGGGCGCKIAPAVLSRILAATPSFPAPADLLVGNETADDAAVYRLNDQQALVATTDFFMPIVDDPQDFGRIAATNAISDVYAMGGRPIMALALVGMPVDRLSPETIGKILSGGAEACANAGIPVAGGHTIDSVEAIYGLVALGLVHPDRIRTNAGARPGDVLVLGKPIGVGILSAALKKGVLDDAGYGRMIDTTTRLNTPGPDLAEIAGVHAMTDVTGFGLAGHALEMARGSGAGVQIDWQAVPLIEGARDLAEGGFITGASGRNWASYGEGVTLASDLTATDRALLTDPQTSGGLMVACDPAALDQVLAVFAAHGFDRAGVIGQVVAAAQPSVQVA
- a CDS encoding NAD(P)/FAD-dependent oxidoreductase; translation: MRDSYDVVIVGGAVIGSAVAYYLMADPDFDGTVLIVERDPQFRQASTSLSAASIRTQFSNAINVKISQYGGQVIRDFADMMAVGDSRPDLNFHGGGYLFLATQEAQAETLRLNHAVQRDCGADVLLWSRDELAEAFPHLRVDDVLLASYGRSGEGWFDNSGLMNGFRAKARDLGADYVVDEVVAIDRQGGRVSGVTLASGAKVQTGTIVNASGPRASRTAAMAGLAIPVEPRKRSVFVFDCAASPEGTARLNQGRLPLLIDASGVYVRPEGRFFLTGCPPVEDPAVDCDDFAPRHEEFEEIIWPVLAERSAAFEAIKLVNMWAGHYAFNTLDHNLIVGRHPEVENFIFANGFSGHGLQQAPATGRGVSELIVHGGFRTLDLTPLGVERVLEGRPFLERAVI
- a CDS encoding pirin family protein; the encoded protein is MSWNPALEPGCPDEIGIDAIETLIIPRARDLGGFEVKRALPAPKRQMVGPFIFFDQAGPAEFLTGQGIDVRPHPHIGLGTVTYLYSGDFHHRDSIGTDQVILPGAVNWMVAGKGVTHSERTSATGRQGPHSLYGIQTWIALPEDDEDMDPIFEHHGKETLPEIEAEGVTAKLILGNAYGEVAPATLYSETFYLDVVLIPGARFPLPDDHEDRGLYITEGSVSISGQEFSAGQMMVFRPGDQITVSAGPRGARLMALGGATLNGPRHVWWNFVASSEEKIEHAKREWQAANWGQGLFDLPEGDRHEHIKAPDR